The following coding sequences are from one Musa acuminata AAA Group cultivar baxijiao chromosome BXJ1-6, Cavendish_Baxijiao_AAA, whole genome shotgun sequence window:
- the LOC135676788 gene encoding homeobox-leucine zipper protein HOX19-like, translated as MNMNPQDICDSGLSLGLGIGPTSTASAEHRRRRKSISPCRNLIPDKPSLTLSLSDDVFGGLPMPKAETNRAREAPLSSPHSAASAFSAAHEMNLKKEKDAGGEEVEVEVERVSSRGSDEEDNSSARKKLRLTKEQSALLEDRFKEHSTLTPKQKQALAKQLNLRPRQVEVWFQNRRARTKLKQTEVDCELLKKCYETLTNENQRLQKELQELKALKFAPPLYMQFPAATLTMCPSCERIGGGGSSITDNSSKAGGAGPVVVPPKPGHFFNPFTHSAAC; from the exons ATGAACATGAATCCACAAGATATATGTGACAGTGGCCTCTCTCTGGGGCTGGGCATTGGTCCAACGAGCACGGCGTCGGCGGAGCACCGTCGGCGACGAAAGTCCATCTCGCCCTGCAGGAACTTGATTCCTGACAAGCCATCCCTCACCTTAAGCCTCTCCGACGATGTCTTCGGTGGCTTGCCCATGCCGAAGGCTGAAACCAACAGGGCGAGAGAGGCGCCGCTGTCGTCTCCTCACAGCGCGGCCTCGGCCTTCTCTGCTGCGCACGAGATGAACCTTAAGAAGGAGAAGGATGCCGGAGgtgaggaggtggaggtggaggtggagagaGTTTCTTCACGTGGTAGCGACGAGGAGGACAACAGCAGTGCCAGGAAGAAACTTAGGCTTACCAAGGAGCAGTCTGCCCTGCTCGAGGACAGGTTCAAGGAGCATAGCACTCTTACTCCC AAACAAAAACAAGCCTTGGCCAAGCAATTGAATCTCCGGCCCCGGCAAGTGGAAGTATGGTTCCAGAACAGGAGAGCAAG GACGAAGCTGAAGCAGACCGAAGTAGACTGCGAGTTGCTGAAGAAGTGCTACGAGACGCTGACCAACGAGAACCAGAGGCTACAGAAGGAGCTGCAGGAGCTGAAGGCGCTCAAGTTCGCCCCCCCGCTGTACATGCAATTCCCAGCGGCCACCCTCACGATGTGCCCGTCATGCGAGAGGATCGGCGGCGGCGGAAGCAGCATCACCGACAACAGCTCCAAAGCCGGCGGCGCTGGACCGGTTGTGGTGCCACCAAAGCCCGGTCACTTCTTCAATCCCTTCACCCATTCAGCAGCATGTTAG
- the LOC135676790 gene encoding probable receptor-like serine/threonine-protein kinase At4g34500 → MGAATIPSGGFLAGRTPVLGLPVYALLFISAAALLVALLLFLLRRSRARRKRRSPALIPTSTKEIAEIPAAAPSEHDKGIKEMKNAAVAKAEKPSEASCSSSSSSTEKEKPEKKENIGWGRWYTLAELEAATAGFSPGNVIGEGGYGIVYRGVFPDFSVAAVKNLLDNKGQAEKEFKVEVEAIGKVRHKNLVGLIGYCAEGVKRMLVYEYIDNGTLEQWLHGDVGPVSPLTWDIRMKIAIGTAKGIAYLHEGLEPKVVHRDIKSSNILLDKQWNPKVSDFGLAKVLGSGSSFVTTRVMGTFGYVAPEYACTGLLNESNDVYSFGVLLMEIISGRSPVDYSRPVGEVNMVEWFKRTVQSKREEEVVDPLIEVKPSPRALKRVLLVCLRCIDMDAQKRPKMGQIVHMLEGDEFPFRMELRSAREGTLSSSMSAKLAPPANSERSMW, encoded by the exons ATGGGAGCCGCAACCATCCCCTCTGGCGGATTCCTCGCCGGGAGAACGCCGGTGCTCGGCCTCCCCGTCTACGCGCTCCTATTCATCTCCGCCGCCGCCCTCCTCGTTGCgctgctcctcttcctcctccgtcgCTCCCGCGCCCGGAGGAAGCGCCGGTCCCCGGCGCTGATCCCCACCTCCACCAAGGAGATCGCCGAGATTCCCGCTGCCGCACCTAGTGAGCACGACAAGGGGATCAAGGAGATGAAAAATGCGGCGGTGGCGAAGGCCGAGAAGCCGTCGGAGGCGTCGTgttcgtcatcgtcgtcgtcgacgGAAAAGGAGAAGCCGGAGAAAAAGGAAAACATTGGGTGGGGGCGGTGGTACACGCTAGCAGAGCTGGAGGCGGCGACGGCCGGGTTCAGCCCCGGGAACGTGATCGGGGAGGGGGGTTATGGGATCGTCTACCGCGGCGTCTTTCCGGATTTCTCGGTGGCCGCCGTCAAGAATCTCCTCGACAATAA GGGTCAAGCGGAGAAGGAGTTCAAGGTGGAGGTTGAAGCCATTGGAAAAGTAAGGCATAAGAACCTTGTAGGACTTATTGGATACTGCGCTGAAGGTGTTAAAAG GATGCTTGTATACGAATATATTGACAATGGAACCCTGGAGCAGTGGTTACATGGTGATGTTGGTCCTGTTAGTCCGTTGACATGGGATATAAGAATGAAAATTGCTATTGGAACAGCAAAAGG TATAGCATACTTGCATGAAGGTTTGGAACCTAAAGTTGTGCACCGAGACATCAAGTCCAGCAACATTCTTCTAGACAAGCAATGGAATCCTAAAGTGTCAGACTTTGGATTGGCTAAGGTCTTGGGATCTGGTTCAAGCTTTGTAACAACTCGTGTAATGGGAACATTTGG GTATGTGGCTCCTGAATATGCATGCACTGGTTTGCTTAATGAGAGCAATGATGTGTATAGCTTTGGTGTTCTGTTAATGGAAATAATATCTGGAAGAAGTCCGGTAGATTACAGCAGGCCAGTTGGAGAG GTAAACATGGTTGAATGGTTTAAACGAACTGTACAAAGCAAGCGTGAAGAGGAAGTGGTAGATCCATTAATTGAGGTTAAGCCTTCACCGAGAGCGTTGAAGAGGGTATTGCTAGTCTGCCTTCGTTGTATAGATATGGATGCTCAAAAACGGCCTAAGATGGGTCAAATTGTGCACATGCTGGAAGGAGATGAGTTCCCCTTTCGCATG GAACTTCGATCAGCCAGAGAAGGAACTCTGAGTTCATCCATGTCAGCCAAGTTGGCTCCCCCTGCTAATTCTGAAAGGTCGATGTGGTGA